In the genome of Zobellia nedashkovskayae, the window GAAAAAGGTAGAATTATAAATCTATTTTACGGAATGTTAGTCTCTATCTGGCATTGAAGCAAATTCTTTTCTTTTGTTTTCAAACCAGTCCTGCATTCCATTTGGAGACTTCATAAGATTTTGCATCTCGCCCATTGCTTTTAGATGGGCGGAATCTTTTTTTTGGAACATCTCCATACCGTGGGTTTTACTTAAGTCGGCAATTTCTTCAAATGTATTTGCAGAAAATTCCATGTCACAAGCACCGCCTAGTTGTTTGCATGTCATTGTTTTCATAAGAAAAGGGTTTTTAGTAAATATTAGAGTTCGTTGTATAAGGTAAGTACTTTATTTACATCTATTTTTTTGTCTATTTGATAAAAATAATTCAGCTGCCACTTTTGGGTGGTTAGCGCTTGTTTGCTTGTTGCTTTATCCCACAAAGGGTACACGCGAAAACCACGTTTACCTTCCTTTTTTAATGTTGAAACTATTCCCTTTTCAAGTAGTACGTTTCTAGGGAATACGAACTGCCCTATTAAATCTCCCTTACCTACATTAATTACGAAGTAATCAAATAAATCACTTTCTTCAAATGGGCAAATAGGGCCATTTTCAATTCGCTTCCAAAAAGTAACGAATTGACCAACCTTCTTAGGTGTGATTTTGGCATTTCTAAAAATAATGCTTTTACTATTCAATTGAAATCTACAAGCCTCATACTCCTTACTCTCTTTTTCTAATTCCAATTCAGAAATAGATAAATAAGATGGTTTATATACTCTAGAAACAATACGTTCAAACTCTTTGGTCATTACTCTTTGGTCGTTATTTTTTTGATGTAGCATAAAAATAGCTAAATAAGCATTAGGCTGGAAAACAAAAAAAGGGCTGCACGTACATGCAGCCCTTTTCTATATAAAAATAATCCCCTACTTTCTTGATTTTCGTTCTCCTTTTCCTTTCTTGGAATGTTTATTACCTCTTTGCTTATCCATTTTTTGCCATTTCTCGTATTGCTCAGCAGAAAGAATATTTTTCATTTCAGCCTTTTGTGCAATCATCTTGTCCAATTTGGCATTTTCCATAGCGTAACGCTCTTCTGAAGTTGGCTTTTTACGTTCGCCTTCTTCTTTCTGTGCTTTGCGTTCTGCATATTTTGCTTTGCGTTCTTTTGCCTGTTCTAAAGTAATAGCTTTTACTTTCTCTTGTTGGGCCAATGTTAAGTCTAATGCCAAGGTCATTTTCTTCGTATGAAGAGTTGCTATCTGTTCCGCAGTTAAGTCTTTCATACCATCTCTACCGTGACCTTTTTCTTTTTGGGCCATTGCGGTAAGCCCTACCATGCATACTAATGCTACAATTATCTTTTTCATGTTTTTTTGTTTAAGATTATACTACTTAGAGTGAGAAGAATCAATAAGGTTTAACCAGGTTATCTTATTTATGGAATAATTAACAGGATGGAGAGGTTGACTTTATAGCAAAAAAAAGGGCGAAGAAATTATTTCTTCGCCCTCACAAAGTAGGTCGTTCAGTGTTTAAATATTTTAGTCCAATGCCTCTGCAGAGCTAACTTGTTCCATATCTGCCGATGCCATTTCTACCGTCTGGGGAGATTGGTCAGAATTGGTTTGATTGTAATAAACTAATGATGCAATTACGAATCCGGCTAGGTATAAAGAACTTTTTAGTTTTTGAGACATGGGGTATGTTTTTCTGATTCTTATACTAATCTAGGGAAAAGAAGAAGGCGGAAAAAAAGGTTGTTGTAAAGCGACCATGGTTTGTGGTCAACTATCCCAAAGTTGTTGTCTGCAATTTCCCTTCATCGATACGTGATGTAGTTCGTCGATGTTTTGAGGAATTAAGTTCATTTTTTCTAACAGTAAATGGCATTATCCTAATAATATACAGTACGGCGGTAATAATGCTTGCGTAAAACATCATTGGCGCCATACTGAAATATGTGGTTACTTAGGATCTAAAATCTGCTCAATACGGTCACTAACGTCTTGTAAGTGATACTTACTCATGCTATCTGAAGTTCTTGTAATGGCATTTTCAATGGTTCGCTGTAAAATTTGTAACTCTGCACGGGCCACTGAACGTATATCCGATTGACTAGTATGTACAACTGTCGATTTTTGATAGCCTCCAAAGTCAGGTAGTTTTTTTTGGTCTTTTGCGGTCATCAAATAGTTCAACCTTTCAACATGTGCTTTTTGAAGGTTTCTTCTATAGGTATCTATATTTTCACCGTTTTTTAATTCTGACCAGATACCACCGCGAAGCTCGCTCATCATATTTGTTAATTGGTAAGCTTCCGCTCCGTTGGCAGTTTCATTTTCAACCAAACGTTGTAGCTTTCCTAGGCTGAGAATATTATCCAAAGTTTTAGTTTGCATGGCTCTAATCTCCTCCACAAAACCTGAATATTGAATCTTGTTGAAAATATTATGGTCAAGAAGCCACTCTGGCGTGGCAAATAGTTGGTCTTGTAAAAAAATCATGCAGTCTTGCTGATGTTCTTTAGTTACCGGTATATAAACCGCACCTTCTTGGTCGTAGGTTTTTTGATATTCGTAAACACCACCAATATTATTAGATACATGACCCATATAACGCTGAAATTGTGCGACAACCTGACCGTAGATTTTTTCAAGATCTTCATACGTCTTTCCATCCTCTTTCGTCCAGGTAATAAGGTTGGGTACAATACGCTTTAAATTTTCTATGCCATATAAACTAGCTTTAATGGCATCATCGCCTAAATCCTCCGTTTGCGAACTTGGATCTACAACATCACCTACCTGTTGATGTCCAAAACGATATAATGGGTCTCCCGCATGCTCTAAAATCCAACTATCAAGAATTTTGTTTTCCTCTTCTGCAGAGACATCTAAAATAGGCTTGTATCCCCATTTAATGGCATACTTGTCATAAATACCAATGTTAGGCATCAGAGCAACATCTCCATCCTCCGGTTGGGCTATATAATTAAAACGGGCATAATCCATTATGGATGGGGCCGTGCCATATTTTTTAGTAAAAGAAGCTGATCGGAGCGAATCTACAGGGTAGGCAACACTACTACCCATATTATGAGGTAACCCTAAAGTATGACCAACCTCATGAGCAGAAACAAAACGAATTAACCGTCCCATAGTTTCATCTTTAAACTCTGTAGTCCTAGCATCAGGGTTAATAGCTGCTGTTTGTACAAAAAACCAGTTATGTAATAAGGTCATTACATTATGATACCAGTTAATGTCAGATTCTAATATTTCGCCACTTCGTGGATCGCTTACATGTGGTCCGTTGGCATTTGGAATTGGTGAGGCCAGATAACGGACTACAGAATAACGCACATCTTCAGGAGACCATTCTGGGTCTTCCAGTACAGAAGGTGGTTCTTTGGCAATGATGGCATTTTTAAAACCTGCTTCTTCAAAAGCAACCTGCCAATCTTCAATACCCTGCTTTATATAAGGAAGCCATTTTTTTGGCGTAGCTCTATCTACATAATATATAATCTGGTTTTTAGGTTCTACCAGCTCGCCACTTTTGTATTTTTCCAAGTCCTCATCTTTGACTTCTAAGCGCCAGCGATCCAGGAACTTTACTGTTTTACTTTTTTGAGCGTCCAAACCATAATCCGTTTGGGCACTTTCAAACCACCCCACACGCTCATCAAAGTCACGACGTCTCATAGGCTCGGCTGGTAAGAGTATCATAGAGTTGTTGATTTCTATAGAAATAGAACCAAGACTACCATTGCTGGGTGGCTTTTTCGCCAAGTAGGTCTTTACGTGGCGTGCTTCAACATTTAAAGGATAACTCTTAATAGATTCAATATAGCTTCTTGTTTCATCTAATCGGGAGACTTTATATTTTTCTCTGTATGAATCCGGCATGCCCAAAGCCTGTGCATCTTTTTCAAAAAGTTCATTTACCTGAATGACCGTAGTTGGGTTTGCAGTGTCCTTTTTTATAGCCATGATATCAAAAGCGAAAAGAACCGGTTCAAAATTAGAATTTACCACAGCCTCATGCACTGGTAAGGAATCTGCGGCAACAACCTCATGGCTAACAACACGAAGCAAAACTTTTTTAGGCTTCCTTTCCCAACGAAGTACCTGAGTGTTAATCTTGCCTCCACCAAAACCAATGCCTGTGGCCGTCTTTGAAATCCGACTTACCATCAACATTTCTTTATTGAAAAGCGAATCTGGTATTTCATAAAAGTGATCTTCCTCTACAATATGTATGTCAAAAAGGCCTTTATCCGTTTTTGCGTCTTTGGTTATGACCTTGCCGTATGGCTTTATTTTAGATTTTTTGTCATCTTCTTTTTTATCTGACTTCTCCGTATTGTCATTCTTCTTTTTAAAAATTTGAGCTTCGGCTGACAGGGAAGTGATAAGAAGTAATGAGAAAACTACTTTGGTAAATACGTTTTTGAACATGTAAGCTTTTATTATAATGTTTTGATGTGTGATGAAACAGCGTAAGGTCATGATTACATGACAATCCTATTAACAATCGTAAATATAACATTTTTGTGCCTTTACCTTTTAAGGTTGGTTAAGGGATTATTGGGTGTGAATTAGACAGCTCATTACCATTTTTGAAAAATTGTAATTTTTAGAGTGCCGATGAAAAGCACAAAATACCGATGACCCGTATCTGCTACTTGTAACGTGCTGCTAGTCAGAAAAAAAATATACTTTTTTCTATAATAAAAATTCCCTTCAAACCGTGAGTGTCTAGCAAATTATTAGATGTTAAAATGCGAACTTCTTATAGTTTTGATTCACATTTTACGAATTTGATTATTTAGGCTTTTTTAGGAAAGCTCCCACAAAATATAAAGAACAATAAAGAGATGTTTCGGCGTTATATAGACTCGTAAATAAATTTACCAAGTTATGATTAACAAGAGTTTAAAAATAAGTATGATATTGGGTCTTATATTCGCAAACGGAGTTTTTGCAGCTGATCCATTAACCGAAAAAGATGATACGGTTATTCATTCTATTAATTATATTGATGAAGATACCGATTTTGATTTAGGCTTCGATACTGCAGATTATCTGCCGGAAAACTTCGATGCTAATGATATTTATGTCGATTTAGGTGCAATTCCTTTTATTGAGTCGGATAATAATGTCATTCTGAATACTAAGAAATACCTTCCACAGGATTTTAACGCGTACGCATATCCTAATAATGTAGAAGGTTTCAACTACATTGATGCAAACGACGAAATTTCTTTCGATTTTGATACAAAAAAACATCTACCCAACGGCTTTGATCCGTATATAAGGAACAATTAACCATTGTAAATTATTTGAATTAGCTAGCTAAACCCCTGTTATAAACAGGGGTTTTGTGTTTTATATACTGTCTGATGCTCTTTTGAGGAATTATCTCGTTTAAAACACCAAGGGGACTACAAATTGAAACATCAAGACTAATAAGCCCACGGCTATGAGATTCAAAATAACCCCTACTCTTGCCATTTCGTTTACTTTTACATAGCCACTGGCAAAGACAATAGCATTTGGCGGTGTGGCCATAGGAAGCATAAAGGCGCAACTACTGGCTATAGTAACCGGAATTAATAAATAGAGTACGGGAATATCCAACCCAATAGCAATACCGGCTACCACGGGGGCAAGTACGGCAATTAAAGCTACGTTACTCATAAGCTCTGTCATAAAGAGCATGAGCGTTATTAAAAGAATGGCGGTGAATAAAATACTCACATGACTATTGCCAATTGCTGCAGAAACCATATCTACAATACCGCTTACGGACATGCCTTTTGCGAGTGCCAAGCCTCCTCCAAAAAGAACTAGTATACCCCAAGCTAATTTTTGGGTGTCTTTCCATTGGATAATAAAATCGCCCTTTTTCAAATTATAAGGTATGGAGAACATAGCTATTGCGGCCATGATGCTAATCATGGTGTCGTTTAATTTTAATGTGGGGAAAATACCATTTATGACCGTTCTAAAAATCCATAGAAAAACAGTTACTCCAAAAATACAGAGCACCATTTTCTCTTTTCCGCTCATAGGCCCCAACTTTTTCAATTCGTTGTTGATGACGTCTTTAGAAGCAGAAAATACAAGGTCGCGGTTGGGATACATCCATTTGACCAAAACCAAATAACTGATCCAAATCATTAAGGCTGAAAAGGGAACTCCGATCACCATCCATTTTAGAAAGGATATTTCAATATTGTATTCGTTTTCTAGTAGACCTATCATAACAGAATTAGGCGGCGTACCAATAACAGTGGCAACGCCCCCGGCATTGGCCGAAAAAGCAATACCTAACATTACCGACAGGGCAAAATTCTTATCACTCTTTGTAAAACCGTCTGCATCGTTTACCAAAAGATTGATAACGGACATTGCAATAGGCAACATTACCACCGTGGTGGCCGTATTACTGATCCACATGCTTAAGGATGCGGTAGCAATCATAAATCCTAGTACCACCTTATTGGGAGTTGTACCGGTAATTTTTATAATGTTCAGGGCAATCCGTTTATGGAGATTTACTTTTTCGAGGGCTAAGGCCAATACGAAACCACCAAAGAACAAGAAAATTATAGGGCTACCGTAATTTGCACCCACATCACCAATATCCATTATTTTAAGAAAAGGAAAGAGGAGTAGGGGTAGTAGCGCGGTTACTGAAATTGAAATAGCTTCTGTTATCCACCAGATTACCATCCATACGGCAACTGCAATTACAGCATCTCCTTTTTCGGAGACCAGATTAAAGGGCAAAAAACGAATAACGAAAAAAAGAATAGGGCCTAAAAATAGTCCTGCTTTTCTGCTGAATTCCATAGTTTTTAATTGGTGCTCCTAAGCTATGTTTTTTCTTTTGTTTTTGGAAATTAATATGAGTTGTTCATGGCACTCCGTGTAAAATAGCATTTAACCAAAGAGAAGGAAGTAAAAAGTGTGAGTAGATATCAAAAAAAAAAGGGTGGATCCATTAGTGATGGATCCACCCTTTTATATAA includes:
- a CDS encoding SLC13 family permease — translated: MEFSRKAGLFLGPILFFVIRFLPFNLVSEKGDAVIAVAVWMVIWWITEAISISVTALLPLLLFPFLKIMDIGDVGANYGSPIIFLFFGGFVLALALEKVNLHKRIALNIIKITGTTPNKVVLGFMIATASLSMWISNTATTVVMLPIAMSVINLLVNDADGFTKSDKNFALSVMLGIAFSANAGGVATVIGTPPNSVMIGLLENEYNIEISFLKWMVIGVPFSALMIWISYLVLVKWMYPNRDLVFSASKDVINNELKKLGPMSGKEKMVLCIFGVTVFLWIFRTVINGIFPTLKLNDTMISIMAAIAMFSIPYNLKKGDFIIQWKDTQKLAWGILVLFGGGLALAKGMSVSGIVDMVSAAIGNSHVSILFTAILLITLMLFMTELMSNVALIAVLAPVVAGIAIGLDIPVLYLLIPVTIASSCAFMLPMATPPNAIVFASGYVKVNEMARVGVILNLIAVGLLVLMFQFVVPLVF
- a CDS encoding MepB family protein, which encodes MLHQKNNDQRVMTKEFERIVSRVYKPSYLSISELELEKESKEYEACRFQLNSKSIIFRNAKITPKKVGQFVTFWKRIENGPICPFEESDLFDYFVINVGKGDLIGQFVFPRNVLLEKGIVSTLKKEGKRGFRVYPLWDKATSKQALTTQKWQLNYFYQIDKKIDVNKVLTLYNEL
- a CDS encoding DUF1059 domain-containing protein encodes the protein MKTMTCKQLGGACDMEFSANTFEEIADLSKTHGMEMFQKKDSAHLKAMGEMQNLMKSPNGMQDWFENKRKEFASMPDRD
- a CDS encoding zinc-dependent metalloprotease, whose amino-acid sequence is MFKNVFTKVVFSLLLITSLSAEAQIFKKKNDNTEKSDKKEDDKKSKIKPYGKVITKDAKTDKGLFDIHIVEEDHFYEIPDSLFNKEMLMVSRISKTATGIGFGGGKINTQVLRWERKPKKVLLRVVSHEVVAADSLPVHEAVVNSNFEPVLFAFDIMAIKKDTANPTTVIQVNELFEKDAQALGMPDSYREKYKVSRLDETRSYIESIKSYPLNVEARHVKTYLAKKPPSNGSLGSISIEINNSMILLPAEPMRRRDFDERVGWFESAQTDYGLDAQKSKTVKFLDRWRLEVKDEDLEKYKSGELVEPKNQIIYYVDRATPKKWLPYIKQGIEDWQVAFEEAGFKNAIIAKEPPSVLEDPEWSPEDVRYSVVRYLASPIPNANGPHVSDPRSGEILESDINWYHNVMTLLHNWFFVQTAAINPDARTTEFKDETMGRLIRFVSAHEVGHTLGLPHNMGSSVAYPVDSLRSASFTKKYGTAPSIMDYARFNYIAQPEDGDVALMPNIGIYDKYAIKWGYKPILDVSAEEENKILDSWILEHAGDPLYRFGHQQVGDVVDPSSQTEDLGDDAIKASLYGIENLKRIVPNLITWTKEDGKTYEDLEKIYGQVVAQFQRYMGHVSNNIGGVYEYQKTYDQEGAVYIPVTKEHQQDCMIFLQDQLFATPEWLLDHNIFNKIQYSGFVEEIRAMQTKTLDNILSLGKLQRLVENETANGAEAYQLTNMMSELRGGIWSELKNGENIDTYRRNLQKAHVERLNYLMTAKDQKKLPDFGGYQKSTVVHTSQSDIRSVARAELQILQRTIENAITRTSDSMSKYHLQDVSDRIEQILDPK